The DNA window TTGGCAAGAAGTAAAACGAAACGGAACGACCGGTGAAAGAAACGATCCATCGCATCGCGGATGATGTAAACAACGGCCGAATCGATCCCCGCGAACGCGTATCCGACGCTCTCGCGCTTATCGAACAATACGAGTACTTGAACGCAACCCGTTTTCTCCTCCGCGATAAAGCGATGGCGGCTGCGGAGCGGCTCAATCAGGCGATTCGCGGCGGTAAACGCGATTTTCCGTTGGCAGGTGTTACTGTTGCTGTGAAAGATAATATAGTCACGACTGGCGATGAGTGTACTGCCGGCTCGAAAATTCTGAAATCGTATATTTCGCCTTACACGGCTACTGCGGTGGAACGGTTGGAAAATGCTGGAGCCATCGTCGTTGCGAAAACGAACATGGATGAGTTTGCAATGGGTTCCTCCGGAGAAAATTCCGCCTATGGCGCAACCGGACACCCGTTCGATCCATCGCGGGTACCCGGCGGTTCATCCAGCGGTTCGGCGGTTCTCGCGGCAGTAAATGCGGTCGACATCTCGCTGGGAAGCGAGACCGGTGGTTCGGTTCGGCAACCGGCGGCGTTTTGCGGTGTTGTTGGCGTAAAACCTACTTACGGTAGAGTCTCGCGTTACGGATTAATCGCGTTTGCCTCGTCCCTCGATCAAATCGGTGTATTCGCCAATAACGTATCCGATACTGAGGCTGCGTTGTACGCGATGGCAGGCGCTGACGAACACGATGCCACGAGCGCCCGCGAACCGGTTCCGGCGGTCGGAACTGAACTTGACGACGGATTGCAGGGTCTAAAGATTGCTGTTCTCAAAACATCGCCTGAGTTAAAACCTC is part of the bacterium genome and encodes:
- the gatA gene encoding Asp-tRNA(Asn)/Glu-tRNA(Gln) amidotransferase subunit GatA — protein: MKETIHRIADDVNNGRIDPRERVSDALALIEQYEYLNATRFLLRDKAMAAAERLNQAIRGGKRDFPLAGVTVAVKDNIVTTGDECTAGSKILKSYISPYTATAVERLENAGAIVVAKTNMDEFAMGSSGENSAYGATGHPFDPSRVPGGSSSGSAVLAAVNAVDISLGSETGGSVRQPAAFCGVVGVKPTYGRVSRYGLIAFASSLDQIGVFANNVSDTEAALYAMAGADEHDATSAREPVPAVGTELDDGLQGLKIAVLKTSPELKPQSDVANAFDYTIHRMAEEGAEVDEVEFPLFAEAIATYYIICTAEASSNLARYDGGRYGARVETDGLRDTYKQTRGQGFGREVKRRILLGTFVLSSGFIDAYYRKAMLVRRKMANEYLSVMEKYDALVLPTSPTTAFKMGERMDDPVAMYLSDIYTAPANLIGVPAISVPFGVDENRLPIGMQVMAKPFAEARMFRVASALEHIHARS